TTGTTTTAAAGCTTGGCGTAAGTTCATTTTGACCACTTCCTTACTGCACTGACGCCGGTAGGGCTGCTCGAATCGCATTGCGAGCCGCCACCATGTTCTTCAAAGCTGCGACTGTTTCAGGTGCTTGTCGAGTTTTAAGGCCACAATCGGGATTAATCCAAAATTGATGCACATCAATCACCCGTAATGCCCGTTGAATATTGGTTTCAATTTCGGCCACACTGGGAACTCGCGGACTATGGATGTCGTAGACGCCTAACCCGATTGCTTGGTCATAACCAGTCTGTTCAAAGGCACTAATCAATTCGCCGTGACTACGAGAGGTTTCAATTGAAATGACGTCAGCATCGAGTGCTTTGATCGTTTCAATAATATCTGCAAAATTGGAATAGCACATATGGGTATGAATTTGCGTCTCATTGGCAACGCCCGTTGTCGTAATTTTAAATGAATAAACGGCTTCTTGCAGATAGGCTTGCCAGTGGCGGTGTTTGAGCGGTAGGCCTTCGCGGAGAGCTGGTTCATCGACCTGAATCAATTTAATACCGGCTTTTTCTAGATTTTGAACTTCTTGACGTAAAGCTAAAGCAATCTGATTTTGAACTTGCGCTTTCGGTAAGTCATCACGGACAAAGCTCCAATTAATCATCGTCAAGGGAGCTGTCAACATGCCCTTCACTGGTTTATTCGTGAGGCTTTGCGCATACACCGCGGTCGCAACCGTGATGGGCTTCGTGTAAGCAACATCGCCAAAGATAATTGGTGGCCGCACTGCCCGCGAACCATAGGATTGGACCCAGCCATTTTGCGTTGCGTAAAACCCGGTTAATTGTTGGCCAAAATATTCAACCATATCCGTTCGTTCAAATTCACCATGGACCAAAACATCTAAGCCCAGATCGGTCTGTAATTGAATCCAGCGCTTAATTTCAGCTTTTAGAAAGGTTTGGTAGTCAGTTTCACTAAGCTCGCCATGACGCCAAGCAGCTCGCTTTTCACGGACTTTAGGACTTTGTGGAAAGCTACCAATCGTTGTAGTCGGTAGTAAGGGAAGCTTGAGCTTGGCCTGTTGTAAACGTCGCCGAACCGCAAAGGGAGCCTGGCGTTCAAAGGTTTGTTGCGATAGCTGTGCTTCAGCTGTACGGACCGTCTGATTATTGCGATGGCTGGAAGCATTCAGGGCGTGCAAGGCGGCTTGATTTTGATCAAAGGCGGTTTGGACGGCTTGAATACCGTGATTAGCGGCTGTCGTTAACGTGGTCAATTCTTGTAGCTTCTGGTCAGCAAACGCTAAGCCATGCCGTAAGACGGGATCAGCTTGTGATTCATTAGCGGTAGTGATGGGGACGTGAAGTAATGAATTGGCTGGTTGTAACCACAAGTGATCTGTTGGCACTAAGGATTGTAAGGTCTGGACTAAGTCGAATTTTTGGTGCAAATCACTGGCCCAAACGTTGTGACCGTCAATAATGCCCGCAGCTAAAATTTTATCGCTAGGGAAACCCGCAGTTTTTAGGTGCGCGAGATTTTCACCGTGGTCGTGCACAAGGTCTAACCCGATTGCTTGGACCGGCAGTTGGACCACTTGATCATACAAATCTAAGCTGTCAAAGTAAGTCTGTAGTTCAATATTTAACGTTGGTACGGCCTGATGTAAGGCAGTTAAGGCTGTTTGATAGGGGGCCAGTTCAGCTACCGTCGTTGTTTGGACTAATGTTGGTTCATCTAGTTGTATCCAGTGGGCGCCGGCAGCGACTAATTCTTGACAGACTTGCGTGTATAACGGTAATAGTTGCGGTAACAAGGCCGTGATTGCGGCGGCATCCAGATATTGGCCGTGGCGTTTGCCCAGTTTTAAGAATGAAACTGGGCCTAAAATTACCGGTTTACCATCAATACCAAGTTCGGTTTTAGCTTCTTGGTAGTAGCGTAACCAGCGATTGTCGAGTAATTTAAATTGAACGTCATCGAATTCTGGCACGATGTAATGGTAGTTGATGTTGAACCATTTTGTCATTTCAGCGGCGACGACGGTAGCTGTACCGCGAGCAATCGCATAATAATCGGTCAAGTTTAACCGGTGATTGAATGAGCCAAACCGTTTGGGAATCGCCCCAAAGGCGGTCATTGTATCTAAAACGTGGTCATAGTCTGAGTTATCAGCCACAGGAATGTAAGTCACACCCAAGGCTTGTTGTTTCTTTAAATTGATTAAGCGTAATTTTTTAGCAGTGGCGTGAAATTCTGGCGCAGTTAACCGTTGTTGCCAGAAATGTTCCAATAAATGCTTCCATTCTCGATGTTCACCTAAGCGGGGATACCCCAAATTACTACTAATTACTGTCATCTTGACCACTCCTTTAATCTAATTGAACATAAAAAAACGGTAACCGCGTCGCAAAAGGACGAAGTTACCGTTCGTGGTACCACCTTAATTCATCAATATCTCATGATATTGATCTTATCCCGTACATATCATACGGTAGCGGGGTAACAGTGGCTGGCTGTCATCACTTGGCAAAAAGCTCAGTGGTGCCGTTTAGAGGCCATTTTCGTTGCATCGTTGCCTGGCTTGTTTTGCACTAATCCAAGCTCACTGTTCAGGACGACGCAATTACTTTCCTCATCAAAACGTTGTTATTTTTAGGTTGCTTAGAAAATACCACCTAAATTAACTAAAGTCAAATCTAATTTTAATCATTTAGCCATTTTTATCAGTCTAACCTCATCATACGAGCGCCTCGTTCACGTGACAGAGCAGGTTTTTCAAGCTTTTTTGGCTTACTAGATAGTTAAGCCCAATCATTAATCTAACTGACGCCTTTAAAAGGAAGATCGTAGCGGGTTCCTAAGTGACTCATTGCACAGCAATGAGCAATTTAGGAACCCCATTTTTTCGAGCGACCGTACGCTGACCAACGGTGGTTAGTCATAAATTAGTCATATTATTTTCGAGATATGGTTATAGCTTTAAACAAAGTTATTGCTAGGATATTGTTTGAGCCCACTTAAGTCAGTTAAAAAAATAAAAAATTAGGATGATCAAAATGACGAAAAGTATATTACAGCGACTATTTGCAAAACATCAAACTAAAAAAGCGGTGCTGATTTTAGGGAGTGGTCGTTCTGGCACGTCGGTTTTGACCAGATGTATTAATTTGATGGGTATTTCGCTAGGGACGGACAATTTGTTGGCCCCCAGCAAGAAGATTAACCCGAAAGGCTATTTTGAGAATAAGGATATTATCAAAATTCATAAATCATTAGGTGGTAAGTTACGGTACCGGCCAGCTTTTGAAGGGTATTATGACAGCCCTAAAATTAAGCAGGACCGGCAGGATTTGACGAATTATCTCACTAACTTTTTTGAAAATGAGTCCTATTTAGCGATTAAAGATCCGCGCATGAATGATTACATCGACTTATGGCAACAAGTGTTAGCCGAGATTGACGTTCAACCGGCTGAAATTATTTTATTACGTCATCCACTGGACGTCGTTAGTTCCAATGAACGGGCTTGGCACCGGGATACAACGTTGGCGATGCGGCAATGGCAAGTACGGACGCTATTATCGTTACGCGATACCCATGCGCAAAATCGG
This genomic window from Lactobacillus sp. CBA3606 contains:
- the metE gene encoding 5-methyltetrahydropteroyltriglutamate--homocysteine S-methyltransferase, giving the protein MTVISSNLGYPRLGEHREWKHLLEHFWQQRLTAPEFHATAKKLRLINLKKQQALGVTYIPVADNSDYDHVLDTMTAFGAIPKRFGSFNHRLNLTDYYAIARGTATVVAAEMTKWFNINYHYIVPEFDDVQFKLLDNRWLRYYQEAKTELGIDGKPVILGPVSFLKLGKRHGQYLDAAAITALLPQLLPLYTQVCQELVAAGAHWIQLDEPTLVQTTTVAELAPYQTALTALHQAVPTLNIELQTYFDSLDLYDQVVQLPVQAIGLDLVHDHGENLAHLKTAGFPSDKILAAGIIDGHNVWASDLHQKFDLVQTLQSLVPTDHLWLQPANSLLHVPITTANESQADPVLRHGLAFADQKLQELTTLTTAANHGIQAVQTAFDQNQAALHALNASSHRNNQTVRTAEAQLSQQTFERQAPFAVRRRLQQAKLKLPLLPTTTIGSFPQSPKVREKRAAWRHGELSETDYQTFLKAEIKRWIQLQTDLGLDVLVHGEFERTDMVEYFGQQLTGFYATQNGWVQSYGSRAVRPPIIFGDVAYTKPITVATAVYAQSLTNKPVKGMLTAPLTMINWSFVRDDLPKAQVQNQIALALRQEVQNLEKAGIKLIQVDEPALREGLPLKHRHWQAYLQEAVYSFKITTTGVANETQIHTHMCYSNFADIIETIKALDADVISIETSRSHGELISAFEQTGYDQAIGLGVYDIHSPRVPSVAEIETNIQRALRVIDVHQFWINPDCGLKTRQAPETVAALKNMVAARNAIRAALPASVQ